The following proteins are encoded in a genomic region of Microbacterium sp. NC79:
- a CDS encoding MoxR family ATPase, whose protein sequence is MNVAHAAPTEQEMAAAAKVLTVISDTYSAKMVGQERLRTSLLIALIADGHILLESVPGLAKTTAASTLAATVQAQFKRIQCTPDLLPSDITGNQIYDNSTGSFRTVLGPVHANFVLLDEINRSSAKTQSAMLEAMQEHQTTIGGEIYPLPEPFLVIATQNPIEQEGTYELPEAQMDRFLLKEIVEYPSPNEELEVLNRIDSGVLGRGSEGHVAHVVSLDDVKMLQDVASRIYVDPAVRNYIVSLVYVTRNPAPYIGEEKARFLKYGASPRASIAFLQAARAYALLSGRSYVVPEDVRSLRHVVLRHRVLLTFEAQAENIRSEEIIDAIFAAVPTP, encoded by the coding sequence ATGAATGTTGCGCACGCCGCACCCACCGAGCAGGAGATGGCAGCCGCCGCCAAGGTTCTGACGGTGATTTCGGATACCTACTCCGCGAAAATGGTGGGCCAAGAACGTCTGCGCACGAGCCTGCTTATCGCGCTCATCGCCGATGGTCACATTCTGCTTGAGTCTGTGCCTGGCCTGGCAAAGACGACAGCGGCAAGCACCCTGGCCGCGACAGTGCAAGCGCAATTCAAGCGCATTCAGTGCACGCCGGATCTCCTCCCCAGCGACATCACAGGCAACCAGATTTACGACAACAGCACCGGCTCGTTCCGCACCGTGCTGGGCCCCGTGCACGCAAACTTTGTTTTGCTCGACGAGATCAACCGTTCAAGCGCCAAGACGCAGAGCGCGATGCTCGAGGCCATGCAGGAGCACCAGACCACCATCGGTGGCGAGATCTACCCGCTTCCGGAACCATTCCTGGTGATTGCGACGCAAAACCCCATTGAGCAGGAGGGCACGTATGAGCTGCCAGAAGCGCAAATGGACCGCTTCCTGCTGAAGGAAATTGTGGAGTACCCGAGCCCGAATGAGGAACTTGAGGTGCTCAACCGCATCGACTCCGGCGTACTGGGGCGCGGTTCCGAAGGCCACGTTGCTCACGTGGTGTCCCTCGATGACGTGAAGATGCTGCAGGATGTCGCGAGCCGCATTTATGTGGACCCTGCGGTACGCAACTACATCGTGTCGCTTGTTTACGTGACGCGAAACCCGGCCCCCTACATTGGCGAAGAGAAGGCGCGCTTCTTGAAGTACGGTGCCAGCCCCCGCGCTTCGATTGCCTTCCTGCAGGCCGCCCGCGCATACGCGCTCCTCAGCGGTCGCTCCTACGTGGTTCCGGAAGACGTTCGTTCCCTCAGGCACGTCGTACTGCGCCACCGCGTGCTGCTCACGTTTGAAGCCCAAGCGGAGAACATCCGCAGCGAAGAGATCATCGACGCGATCTTTGCCGCTGTGCCGACCCCGTAA
- a CDS encoding HIT domain-containing protein, giving the protein MTNDAELTSAAHLAGVPDEFQRLWTPHRMAYIQAGPQPLVDECPFCAAPHMSDEHGLIVHRGTHAFVLLNLFPYNSGHLLVCPYRHIGLYDEATPEEVAEIGALTQTAMRVLRGVSNCDGFNLGMNQGRVAGAGVAAHLHQHIVPRWETDANFFPIIAKTKALPQLLGEVRQAVADAWPKTE; this is encoded by the coding sequence ATGACAAACGACGCTGAACTCACCTCGGCCGCGCACCTCGCTGGTGTTCCTGATGAGTTTCAGCGGCTGTGGACCCCGCACCGGATGGCGTACATCCAGGCGGGGCCACAGCCCCTCGTCGACGAGTGCCCGTTCTGCGCCGCACCGCATATGAGTGATGAGCACGGGCTCATCGTGCACCGCGGTACACACGCTTTCGTGCTGCTGAATCTGTTTCCGTATAACTCCGGACACCTGCTGGTGTGCCCGTACCGCCACATCGGCCTGTACGACGAGGCAACGCCGGAGGAAGTCGCGGAAATTGGCGCGCTCACGCAGACAGCGATGCGGGTGCTTCGGGGTGTCTCGAACTGTGATGGTTTCAACCTGGGCATGAACCAGGGTCGAGTGGCGGGCGCAGGCGTTGCCGCGCACCTACACCAGCACATCGTGCCGCGGTGGGAAACAGACGCAAACTTTTTCCCTATCATTGCCAAGACCAAGGCTTTGCCGCAGCTTCTCGGTGAGGTCCGCCAGGCCGTCGCTGACGCGTGGCCGAAGACCGAGTAG
- a CDS encoding LppP/LprE family lipoprotein — protein MRALTKKSITMIAAAGVTLLAALTGCSATSEPEPAASTVAAAPAPETPAPEECSGLTGIEALETWANEVETTRTWDVAGEYSDVSGYDECAELSYIVLRPAECCTVFEITPVMFFNRGQFISAATVTDRAQARTPEAATERIDDSTIALTFAVPGGANVPPILTTTTYTWDEATSAVVAEDLEPAAEPRADSTVDGRWCPTAESNDRYGCVTVTLPTATYDNGNIVDLTGGGDQNADGGTQFSVPGAPFGTFYPAGTTIDLPDYYTGADLPDQDRIWNGQTAVMLVRD, from the coding sequence ATGCGCGCCTTGACGAAAAAGTCCATCACAATGATCGCGGCAGCGGGAGTAACGCTCCTGGCCGCGCTCACCGGTTGCTCGGCCACGAGCGAGCCGGAACCGGCCGCGTCAACAGTGGCGGCAGCCCCGGCACCAGAAACCCCTGCCCCAGAAGAATGCTCAGGACTCACCGGCATCGAAGCTCTTGAAACCTGGGCGAACGAGGTTGAGACCACCCGCACGTGGGATGTGGCAGGCGAGTACAGCGATGTCAGCGGCTACGACGAGTGCGCAGAACTGTCGTACATCGTGCTGCGTCCTGCGGAGTGCTGCACCGTGTTCGAGATCACGCCCGTGATGTTCTTCAATCGCGGTCAATTCATCTCCGCAGCGACGGTGACTGACCGCGCACAGGCGCGAACCCCTGAGGCCGCTACGGAACGTATTGACGACAGCACGATCGCCCTGACCTTCGCCGTGCCGGGCGGCGCGAACGTGCCGCCGATCCTCACCACGACGACGTATACCTGGGATGAGGCTACGAGCGCTGTGGTCGCAGAAGACCTCGAGCCAGCAGCGGAACCTCGTGCCGACAGCACCGTCGACGGACGTTGGTGCCCCACCGCCGAAAGCAATGATCGCTACGGGTGCGTTACGGTCACCCTGCCCACCGCCACCTACGACAACGGCAATATCGTCGATCTCACCGGTGGAGGGGACCAGAACGCCGACGGCGGCACGCAATTCTCTGTGCCCGGCGCGCCTTTCGGCACGTTCTATCCGGCAGGAACCACGATCGATCTCCCCGATTACTACACCGGGGCGGATTTGCCAGACCAAGACCGCATCTGGAACGGCCAGACCGCCGTCATGCTGGTGCGCGACTAG
- a CDS encoding VWA domain-containing protein: MVLDFAFVPWVMLGVIVLVVGGGIVLGVARARRHRAGTGAPLARAERLRGLPSFARAIKRRRIALAAALTLGIVAMGVGGIAAARPMAAQTIQPVNTSRDIMLCLDVSGSMAEVDMEILDTFLELVDDFEGERIGLTIFNASPVQVFPLTDDYEFVKAHLKSLRDSFDSWDVMPEYWVGTMNGAGSSLIGDGLTACAMRFDHEDEERSRSIIFASDNEELGDSIVTLPEAAAYATSKGVRIFAINPVAGASTLLTEEMREAAASTGGEMYELRGTTTVGDIVEKVQEEDASALQGDVQIVWTDDPNLWITLLAGLAVAFLLVLWRVRL, from the coding sequence GTGGTACTAGATTTCGCTTTTGTGCCCTGGGTCATGCTCGGAGTCATCGTGCTGGTCGTCGGCGGTGGAATTGTGCTCGGAGTGGCGCGCGCGCGGCGACACCGCGCGGGTACAGGTGCACCACTCGCCCGTGCCGAGCGGCTCCGCGGCCTTCCGAGTTTCGCCCGCGCCATCAAACGGCGACGTATTGCGCTCGCGGCAGCGCTGACGCTCGGAATTGTCGCAATGGGTGTCGGCGGAATTGCCGCAGCGCGCCCGATGGCGGCGCAAACGATTCAGCCAGTGAACACAAGCCGTGACATCATGCTGTGCCTCGACGTCTCCGGTTCCATGGCTGAGGTCGACATGGAAATCCTGGACACTTTCCTCGAACTGGTCGACGACTTTGAGGGCGAACGCATCGGACTCACCATCTTCAACGCTTCACCCGTGCAGGTGTTTCCGCTCACCGATGACTACGAGTTCGTGAAAGCGCATCTCAAGTCTTTGCGTGACAGCTTCGACAGCTGGGATGTGATGCCGGAGTACTGGGTCGGCACCATGAATGGCGCTGGTTCTTCCCTCATTGGCGACGGCCTCACCGCGTGTGCGATGCGGTTCGACCATGAAGACGAAGAGCGAAGCCGGTCCATCATTTTTGCCAGCGACAATGAAGAACTCGGGGACAGCATCGTGACGCTTCCTGAAGCGGCAGCGTACGCCACGTCCAAGGGTGTGCGGATCTTCGCCATCAACCCGGTGGCCGGTGCCAGTACGCTCCTCACTGAAGAGATGCGGGAGGCCGCCGCATCGACGGGTGGCGAGATGTATGAGCTGCGCGGAACCACGACGGTCGGCGACATCGTTGAGAAGGTGCAGGAAGAAGATGCCTCCGCGCTCCAGGGTGATGTGCAGATCGTCTGGACCGATGATCCCAACCTCTGGATCACGCTCCTGGCTGGTCTTGCCGTCGCTTTCCTTCTCGTGCTGTGGCGGGTGAGGCTATGA
- a CDS encoding DUF58 domain-containing protein, protein MPSLITQVKSKLFITSARRSMHPLDGAYASLMRGRGSDFEDLREYQVGDQVRDIDWRASARHNEILVKRMRADRMHTVLFVVDTGATMAALAENEEPKYELALLTAGVLGYLTVSHGDDIGLVYGDSEKVKRRASGRTESALESALRTIQTATSQASAAGNINKLLEYVAATISRRMILVIITDEAPITDRTDQLIRRLRVQHDMLWVTVTDANPVLAEKSQAARSDVVTGWGVPEFVHGDATLREAVIAEERRDEEERRAMLEKYAISHVTIRDSSEAVGDILRMLDRRDRARS, encoded by the coding sequence ATGCCCAGCCTTATTACGCAGGTGAAGAGCAAGCTCTTCATCACGTCTGCGCGCCGTTCGATGCACCCGCTCGACGGCGCCTACGCTTCGCTGATGCGCGGCCGCGGATCTGACTTTGAAGATCTCCGCGAGTATCAGGTCGGCGACCAGGTACGCGACATTGATTGGCGCGCATCGGCACGTCACAACGAGATTCTCGTCAAGCGGATGCGCGCTGACCGCATGCACACCGTCCTGTTCGTTGTCGACACCGGGGCCACGATGGCCGCCCTCGCCGAAAACGAAGAACCCAAATACGAACTCGCGCTTCTCACAGCGGGGGTGCTCGGATACCTCACGGTGTCGCACGGTGACGACATCGGTCTGGTGTACGGCGACAGCGAGAAAGTAAAGCGCCGCGCGAGCGGCCGCACTGAATCGGCGCTGGAAAGCGCTCTGCGCACCATTCAAACTGCCACCAGCCAAGCATCCGCTGCAGGCAACATCAACAAGCTGCTGGAGTACGTGGCTGCCACCATCTCCCGCCGCATGATCCTCGTCATCATCACCGATGAAGCGCCGATCACCGATCGCACCGATCAGCTCATCCGTCGTCTTCGTGTGCAGCACGACATGCTGTGGGTGACCGTTACCGACGCCAACCCGGTTCTGGCAGAAAAAAGTCAGGCTGCCCGCAGTGACGTCGTGACCGGGTGGGGTGTTCCCGAGTTTGTGCACGGAGACGCGACCCTCCGCGAGGCGGTGATCGCGGAAGAAAGACGTGACGAAGAGGAACGTCGAGCAATGCTCGAAAAGTACGCCATCAGCCACGTGACGATTCGCGATAGCAGCGAAGCCGTTGGCGACATCCTGCGCATGCTGGATCGGAGGGATCGTGCAAGGTCCTGA
- a CDS encoding MFS transporter: MTHSPAEPTSLIAQTGRAYFPIALIARLPFAMNVVGVLTLVVAARGSIATGGLTAAAVGLGTAVAGPLLGAAADRFGQRHVMLLSGIANALALVLMSWIAFAPVADSWLLAVAVLVGASAPQVGPLSRTRLVAYITRMPKETRGKTIQGVLAYESAVDEIVFIFGPVLVGLLATTMNPAAPLIGAAALTLVFVSAFALHHSANVSITRTDASARVEQAPARELYRFRILVVVLGMLATGLFFGSALTSLTAWMEDRGAAEQTGLLYGLMGVTSAVLALSFAFFPARFTFRARWLTFAAIMTAGSVLIATADTVPTMMIALAVTGIGVGPVIVNAYSLATERTPRGRSATVMTMLGSAVVVGQSSASAIVGAVAESSGTAIALWATVVSAFLLLLLGVMNALLRTPLPTR, translated from the coding sequence GTGACTCACTCCCCCGCTGAACCCACGAGCCTGATCGCTCAAACCGGGCGAGCGTATTTCCCGATCGCCCTCATCGCCCGATTGCCGTTCGCGATGAATGTGGTTGGCGTGCTGACGCTCGTGGTGGCAGCCCGCGGCTCGATCGCGACAGGTGGATTAACGGCAGCGGCTGTGGGGCTCGGAACCGCGGTGGCCGGCCCGCTGTTGGGTGCGGCTGCCGACCGCTTCGGACAGCGGCACGTCATGCTGCTTTCCGGCATCGCAAACGCCCTCGCTCTCGTGCTGATGTCGTGGATTGCGTTCGCGCCGGTCGCAGACTCATGGTTGCTTGCGGTGGCGGTGCTCGTCGGCGCAAGCGCACCGCAAGTGGGTCCGCTGTCGCGTACGCGCCTGGTGGCGTACATCACACGCATGCCCAAGGAGACTCGAGGCAAGACGATTCAAGGCGTTCTCGCGTATGAGTCGGCCGTCGATGAGATCGTGTTCATTTTCGGTCCGGTGCTCGTCGGCCTCCTCGCCACGACGATGAATCCTGCCGCGCCTCTCATCGGCGCCGCGGCCCTGACCCTCGTGTTCGTGTCGGCATTCGCGCTGCACCACTCGGCCAATGTCTCGATCACACGAACAGACGCCAGCGCCCGCGTGGAGCAAGCACCGGCACGCGAGCTGTACCGGTTCCGAATCCTCGTTGTCGTGCTGGGCATGCTCGCGACGGGCCTGTTCTTTGGTTCCGCTCTCACATCCCTCACCGCGTGGATGGAAGATCGTGGCGCGGCCGAGCAGACGGGCTTGCTCTATGGCCTGATGGGCGTCACGAGCGCCGTGCTTGCGCTGAGCTTTGCGTTCTTCCCCGCGCGATTCACATTCAGAGCGCGCTGGCTCACGTTTGCCGCGATTATGACGGCTGGGTCGGTGCTCATCGCAACCGCCGACACCGTTCCCACCATGATGATCGCACTCGCCGTTACCGGTATTGGTGTGGGGCCCGTCATCGTCAACGCGTATTCGCTCGCCACCGAACGCACCCCGCGAGGACGCTCGGCCACCGTCATGACAATGCTTGGTTCCGCCGTCGTGGTCGGACAGTCATCAGCCTCCGCCATTGTGGGTGCCGTCGCGGAGTCGTCGGGTACCGCCATCGCCCTGTGGGCAACAGTCGTAAGCGCGTTTCTTCTCCTGCTCCTGGGCGTCATGAACGCGCTACTGCGCACACCGCTTCCCACCCGCTGA
- a CDS encoding VWA domain-containing protein: MTFQPVITPVLLVLLFAPLVFIVVRALITAKSHRQRGLWGTRALLVALCFVMLLRPGITGTPTQTVTTNTDIFLVVDTTASIVAEDWGDAEPRINGIREDIAELVTQYAGARFSLITFASAAEIRLPLTTDSSAVMSSLAVMRPETTSVSRGSDIGAAAATLERVLTTAAESADDRSRMVFYFGDGEQTSSRTPKSFAASRELTDGGAVFGYGTAQGGPMKVTSGYATDSPDDSYIEYDGEVALSVIDDENLQTIADDLGLTLQLRVAGTAADFPPAPTSSMTLTNSETAGGVSDLSWILAIAVSALIAWELLRATMLTTQLRGLKATADAQQRADDEWSRA; this comes from the coding sequence ATGACTTTCCAACCCGTCATCACTCCCGTCCTTCTGGTGTTGCTGTTCGCGCCGCTCGTCTTTATCGTCGTTCGCGCCCTCATCACCGCGAAGTCGCATCGGCAGCGTGGCCTGTGGGGCACGCGTGCGCTCCTGGTCGCACTGTGCTTCGTGATGCTGTTGCGCCCCGGAATCACCGGCACCCCCACCCAGACAGTCACCACCAACACCGACATTTTCCTTGTTGTTGACACCACGGCGTCGATCGTGGCTGAGGACTGGGGTGATGCGGAACCACGCATCAATGGCATCAGGGAAGACATCGCAGAGCTGGTCACCCAATACGCTGGCGCCCGGTTCTCCCTCATCACATTCGCGAGCGCTGCAGAAATCCGGTTGCCGCTCACAACAGATTCCAGTGCGGTGATGTCATCGCTTGCGGTGATGCGACCCGAGACCACCAGCGTGAGCCGTGGTTCCGACATTGGCGCCGCCGCAGCCACTCTCGAGCGAGTCTTGACAACTGCGGCCGAATCGGCCGACGACCGCTCACGCATGGTGTTCTATTTCGGCGACGGGGAACAGACCTCAAGCCGTACCCCGAAGTCGTTCGCCGCGTCGCGCGAACTGACCGACGGCGGCGCGGTATTCGGATACGGAACCGCCCAGGGCGGCCCCATGAAGGTCACCAGCGGTTACGCAACCGACTCCCCCGATGATTCCTATATCGAGTACGACGGTGAAGTTGCCCTCTCCGTGATCGATGACGAGAATCTGCAGACGATCGCAGATGATCTCGGCCTCACCCTGCAGCTGCGCGTGGCAGGCACCGCAGCGGACTTCCCTCCTGCACCGACATCGTCCATGACGCTGACGAACTCAGAAACCGCAGGCGGTGTGTCCGACCTCTCCTGGATTCTCGCGATCGCCGTATCTGCTCTGATCGCTTGGGAACTGTTGCGGGCGACCATGCTGACTACTCAGCTGCGCGGGTTGAAAGCGACAGCCGATGCACAGCAGCGTGCAGATGACGAATGGAGCCGCGCATGA
- a CDS encoding peptide MFS transporter gives MPSSHHDAVSPATPKKTFFGQPRALANVFGVEMWERFSFYGMQGILAIYLYYSVVDGGLGIDQSVALGIVGAYGGAVYLSTIVGAWVADRLFGAERVLFGSAIVIVAGHLALALIPGVPGVAVGLILVALGSGGLKATATAVVGTLYASDDTRRDAGFSLFYLGINLGSFFGPLLTGLLQSRVGFHWGFALAALGMVAGLVQYSFGRSKLPEAARVVSNPLPKSKYPVVGGIVAVAIAAIAALVLGGIIRADNLDLVVIVVVIAATLAYFTLITTSAKVTRDERSRVFGFIPLFIASVAFWSLYQQQFTVLVLYSDVRLNRSLFGWEMPVSWVNSINPVFIILLAGAAAALWTKMGARQPSTPVKFALGTALVGVAFLLFLPVANGAAHSTPLLWLVLILLVFTIAELLLSPVGLSVTTKLAPAAFHTQMIALFYLSISLGTAVAGALARFYDPTNEVPYFLFLGCVAIGIGVLLLISARPVLRLMKGVR, from the coding sequence ATGCCTTCCTCGCATCATGACGCTGTTTCTCCCGCCACGCCAAAGAAAACGTTCTTTGGCCAGCCTCGCGCCCTTGCGAACGTTTTCGGCGTCGAGATGTGGGAGCGCTTCAGCTTCTACGGCATGCAGGGCATCCTTGCCATCTACCTGTACTACTCCGTTGTCGACGGCGGCCTCGGGATCGACCAATCCGTCGCGCTCGGCATCGTCGGCGCATATGGCGGCGCGGTTTACCTCTCCACGATTGTCGGAGCATGGGTCGCCGATCGACTGTTCGGCGCGGAACGCGTGCTGTTCGGCAGCGCCATTGTCATCGTTGCGGGCCACCTCGCCCTCGCACTCATCCCCGGCGTGCCCGGCGTCGCCGTCGGCCTCATTCTCGTTGCCCTTGGTTCCGGCGGCTTGAAGGCCACCGCGACCGCCGTGGTCGGCACGCTGTATGCATCCGACGACACGCGCCGCGACGCCGGCTTCTCGCTTTTCTACCTGGGCATCAACCTGGGTTCCTTCTTCGGCCCGCTCCTGACCGGACTCCTGCAGAGCCGCGTCGGGTTCCACTGGGGCTTCGCTTTGGCGGCACTCGGTATGGTGGCCGGGCTCGTGCAGTACTCCTTCGGCCGCAGTAAGCTCCCCGAGGCCGCGCGCGTTGTTTCCAACCCACTTCCCAAGAGTAAGTACCCGGTCGTTGGCGGCATCGTCGCCGTTGCCATTGCTGCGATCGCAGCTCTCGTGCTCGGCGGCATCATTCGCGCCGACAACCTCGACCTCGTCGTCATTGTCGTCGTCATCGCGGCAACGCTCGCCTACTTCACCCTGATTACGACCTCCGCCAAGGTGACGCGCGACGAGCGATCGCGCGTGTTCGGGTTCATCCCGCTGTTCATTGCCTCCGTCGCGTTCTGGTCGCTGTATCAGCAGCAGTTCACCGTGCTCGTGCTGTATTCAGACGTGCGCCTGAATCGCTCGCTGTTCGGCTGGGAGATGCCGGTGTCGTGGGTAAACTCCATCAACCCGGTGTTCATCATCCTGCTGGCCGGCGCCGCCGCGGCCCTGTGGACCAAGATGGGCGCGCGTCAGCCTTCCACGCCGGTGAAGTTCGCGCTCGGCACCGCCCTCGTCGGCGTCGCGTTCCTCCTGTTCTTGCCCGTGGCGAATGGCGCCGCGCACTCCACGCCACTGCTGTGGCTGGTGCTCATCCTGCTGGTGTTCACGATTGCCGAGCTGCTGCTCTCCCCCGTCGGATTGTCGGTGACGACGAAGCTTGCACCCGCTGCGTTCCACACGCAGATGATCGCGCTGTTTTACCTGTCCATCTCGCTCGGTACCGCCGTAGCTGGTGCGCTGGCGCGCTTCTACGATCCGACCAACGAGGTTCCGTACTTCCTCTTCCTCGGTTGCGTGGCTATCGGCATCGGCGTTCTCCTGCTGATCAGCGCACGCCCCGTTCTGCGGCTCATGAAGGGCGTCCGCTAA
- the thrS gene encoding threonine--tRNA ligase — translation MRVNGAQKDLATQVTADDTVEPITIDSADGLAILRHSTAHIMAQAVQRLRPQSNLGIGPPIIDGFYYDFQVDTPFTPEDLKAITKEMQSIVRDGQRFVRRVVTDDEARAELANEPFKLELIGLKGGGAEAAEGASVEVGEGELTIYDNVTRNGETAWKDLCRGPHVPSTRMAGNGWALTRVAAAYWRGSEKNPQLQRIYGTAWPSKDELRAYQERLAEAERRDHRKLGVEMDLFSFPDEIGSGLAVFHPKGGIIRYEIEENLRRHLLRNGYDVVNSPHITKKDLFQTSGHLQTYADGMFPPMHLDEVVDDEGNITRQGQDYYLKPMNCPFHNLIFRSRGRSYRELPLRLAEFGTVYRYEKSGTLSGLTRVRGLTQDDAHIYVTQDQVREELTTNLNLVLELLRDYGLNDFYLELSTNEVGNPKFLGEPEQWTTAIETLREVAVESGLELVDDLGGAAFYGPKISVQARDAIGRTWQMSTIQLDFNQPERFELEYTGPDGAKHRPVMIHRALLGSVERFFAILLEHYAGDFPLWLAPSQVVGVPVADDFAPYLGDIITQLRAAGVRAELDRSDERMQKKIRNHTTSKVPLILIAGAQDQEAGTVSFRFRDGSTRNGVPIAEAVELIKRAIADHRVVLNEADFA, via the coding sequence ATGCGCGTAAACGGCGCGCAGAAAGACCTTGCAACGCAGGTCACTGCCGATGACACTGTCGAGCCGATTACGATCGACAGCGCCGACGGCCTCGCCATTCTCCGTCACTCCACTGCGCACATCATGGCGCAAGCCGTGCAGCGCCTGCGTCCGCAGTCGAACCTCGGCATTGGGCCGCCCATTATCGATGGCTTCTACTACGACTTCCAGGTCGACACCCCCTTCACGCCTGAAGACTTGAAGGCGATCACGAAGGAAATGCAGTCCATCGTTCGTGACGGCCAGCGTTTCGTGCGCCGCGTCGTGACCGACGATGAGGCGCGCGCCGAACTCGCGAACGAGCCGTTCAAGCTGGAACTCATCGGCCTGAAGGGCGGGGGAGCAGAAGCCGCTGAAGGTGCAAGCGTTGAGGTTGGCGAAGGCGAACTCACGATTTACGACAACGTCACCCGCAACGGTGAGACCGCGTGGAAAGACCTGTGCCGCGGCCCGCACGTGCCGAGCACCCGCATGGCTGGCAACGGCTGGGCGCTGACGCGCGTCGCTGCTGCGTACTGGCGCGGTTCGGAGAAGAACCCGCAGCTGCAGCGCATCTACGGAACCGCGTGGCCGTCGAAGGACGAATTGCGTGCATACCAGGAGCGCTTGGCTGAGGCCGAGCGTCGCGACCACCGCAAGCTCGGTGTCGAGATGGACCTGTTCTCGTTCCCAGACGAAATTGGTTCCGGCCTCGCGGTCTTCCACCCCAAGGGCGGCATCATCCGCTACGAGATCGAAGAGAACCTGCGCCGCCACCTGCTGCGCAACGGCTACGACGTGGTCAACTCTCCGCACATCACGAAGAAGGATCTGTTCCAGACCTCCGGTCACCTGCAGACCTACGCAGACGGCATGTTCCCCCCGATGCACCTCGATGAGGTCGTTGACGATGAGGGCAACATCACGCGTCAGGGCCAGGACTACTACCTGAAGCCGATGAACTGCCCGTTCCACAACCTGATCTTCCGCTCACGCGGACGCAGCTACCGTGAACTGCCGTTGCGTCTCGCGGAGTTCGGAACCGTGTACCGCTACGAAAAGAGCGGCACGCTATCGGGTCTGACGCGCGTGCGCGGCTTGACCCAGGACGACGCGCACATTTACGTGACGCAAGACCAGGTGCGCGAAGAACTCACCACGAACCTCAACCTCGTGCTTGAGTTGCTGCGTGACTACGGCCTGAATGACTTCTACCTTGAGCTGTCGACGAACGAAGTCGGCAACCCGAAGTTCCTCGGCGAGCCTGAGCAGTGGACCACGGCGATTGAGACGTTGCGTGAGGTCGCAGTCGAATCCGGTCTCGAGCTGGTTGACGACCTCGGCGGAGCAGCATTCTACGGCCCGAAGATTTCGGTACAGGCGCGTGACGCCATCGGTCGTACGTGGCAGATGTCGACGATCCAGCTGGACTTCAACCAGCCGGAGCGTTTCGAACTCGAATACACCGGCCCCGACGGCGCCAAGCACCGCCCAGTGATGATTCACCGCGCGTTGCTTGGCTCGGTTGAGCGTTTCTTCGCAATTCTGCTTGAGCACTACGCTGGCGACTTCCCGCTGTGGCTGGCACCGTCGCAGGTCGTCGGTGTTCCTGTCGCTGATGACTTTGCGCCCTACCTTGGCGACATCATCACGCAGCTGCGCGCAGCCGGCGTTCGTGCTGAGCTTGACCGCAGCGATGAGCGCATGCAGAAGAAGATCCGCAACCACACCACGTCCAAGGTTCCGCTGATCCTCATCGCCGGCGCCCAGGATCAAGAAGCCGGAACCGTATCGTTCCGTTTCCGTGATGGCTCCACGCGCAACGGTGTGCCGATCGCTGAGGCCGTCGAGCTGATTAAGCGTGCAATCGCGGATCACCGCGTCGTGCTGAACGAGGCAGATTTCGCATGA